Proteins from a single region of Nocardioides anomalus:
- a CDS encoding 4a-hydroxytetrahydrobiopterin dehydratase, whose amino-acid sequence MSDPKQTLRYPEVLAEEGLEDWRFFLTKLHARFRTGSFTKGLELVTRITAAAEEADHHPDVVLTYPQVDVDLWSHDVGGTTSRDVDLARRISAIARELGVEATPREVQTLELALDVPSADEVRPFWAAVLGYREHEEWPEVQDPGGRNSTLWFQDAPGATGRVQQRFHLDIVVPREVAEERVQAAVDAGGTLVSTDAVPAFWILADAHGNQVCVCTADGREGDVQF is encoded by the coding sequence GTGAGCGACCCGAAGCAGACGCTGCGCTACCCCGAGGTGCTGGCCGAGGAGGGCCTGGAGGACTGGCGGTTCTTCCTGACCAAGCTGCACGCGCGCTTCCGGACGGGCAGCTTCACCAAGGGCCTCGAGCTCGTCACCCGCATCACCGCCGCCGCGGAGGAGGCCGACCACCACCCGGACGTGGTGCTGACCTACCCGCAGGTCGACGTGGACCTGTGGAGCCACGACGTCGGCGGTACGACGAGCCGCGACGTGGACCTGGCCCGGCGGATCAGCGCGATCGCCCGCGAGCTCGGCGTCGAGGCCACCCCGCGGGAGGTCCAGACGCTCGAGCTCGCGCTCGACGTGCCGTCGGCCGACGAGGTGCGCCCGTTCTGGGCCGCCGTGCTCGGCTACCGCGAGCACGAGGAGTGGCCGGAGGTGCAGGACCCCGGCGGGCGCAACAGCACGCTGTGGTTCCAAGACGCCCCGGGTGCCACCGGCCGGGTCCAGCAGCGCTTCCACCTCGACATCGTGGTGCCGCGCGAGGTGGCCGAGGAGCGGGTGCAGGCGGCCGTCGACGCCGGCGGCACGCTGGTCAGCACCGACGCGGTCCCGGCGTTCTGGATCCTGGCGGACGCGCACGGCAACCAGGTCTGCGTGTGCACCGCCGACGGGCGCGAGGGCGACGTCCAGTTCTGA